One genomic region from Vannielia litorea encodes:
- a CDS encoding nucleoside hydrolase: protein MSPRKIIIDTDPGQDDAVAILLALASPELEVVGITAVAGNIPLALTSLNARKTVEVAGRTDIPVFAGCEKPLAHSLTTAEHVHGQTGLDGYDLPDPTLPLQEQHAVDFIIETLRAEPPGTVTLCPLAPLTNIATALQRAPDIAPKIAEIVLMGGAYFEVGNYTPAAEFNIYVDPEAADIVFKSGVPLTVMSLDVTHKMLVTRPRVEAIHALGNRTGEVVAGWIGFFERFDTAKYGSEGAPLHDPSTIAYLLDPTLFTGRHINVEIEVASPLTRGMTVADWWGVTDRTPNATFMGAVDAPGFFKLLTERLAALP from the coding sequence ATGTCCCCCCGCAAGATCATAATTGACACCGACCCCGGCCAGGATGACGCCGTCGCGATTCTGCTTGCCCTCGCCTCGCCCGAGCTCGAAGTGGTGGGCATCACCGCCGTCGCCGGCAACATCCCGCTCGCGCTCACCTCGCTCAACGCACGCAAAACCGTCGAGGTGGCCGGCCGCACCGATATCCCCGTCTTCGCCGGCTGCGAGAAGCCGCTGGCCCACAGCCTCACCACCGCCGAGCACGTCCACGGCCAGACCGGGCTGGATGGCTACGACCTCCCCGACCCCACGCTCCCCCTGCAAGAGCAGCACGCCGTCGATTTCATCATCGAAACGCTCCGCGCCGAGCCGCCCGGCACCGTTACCCTCTGCCCGCTGGCCCCCCTCACCAACATCGCCACCGCGCTGCAGCGTGCGCCCGACATCGCCCCCAAGATCGCCGAGATCGTGCTCATGGGCGGCGCCTATTTCGAGGTCGGCAACTACACGCCCGCCGCCGAGTTCAACATCTACGTCGACCCCGAAGCCGCTGACATCGTGTTCAAATCCGGCGTCCCGCTCACCGTCATGTCGCTCGACGTGACCCACAAGATGCTCGTCACCCGCCCCCGGGTCGAGGCGATCCACGCCCTCGGCAACCGCACCGGCGAGGTGGTCGCAGGCTGGATCGGCTTCTTCGAGCGCTTCGACACCGCGAAGTATGGCTCCGAGGGCGCGCCGCTGCACGACCCTTCCACCATCGCCTACCTGCTCGATCCCACCCTCTTCACCGGCCGCCACATCAACGTCGAGATCGAGGTCGCCTCACCCCTCACCCGCGGCATGACCGTGGCCGACTGGTGGGGCGTCACCGACCGCACGCCCAATGCCACCTTCATGGGCGCCGTCGATGCGCCCGGCTTCTTCAAGCTCCTCACCGAGCGTCTGGCAGCCCTGCCATGA
- a CDS encoding GNAT family N-acetyltransferase: MSAQIHLAGPDDADRVLSMVARFHEEFGLDLSDEHRASAVLPLLEGNPLGAIYLIGPRRAPVGYICVCFGWAIEMGGIDGFIDEFWIRPSVRGRGIGAEALHKLLPALAAAGVRFMHMEVDRDDEKAQRLYRRSGFELRERYVLMSKDLSKPLKA, encoded by the coding sequence ATGAGCGCCCAGATTCACCTCGCCGGCCCCGATGACGCCGACCGCGTGCTCTCCATGGTCGCCCGCTTCCACGAGGAGTTCGGCCTCGACCTCTCCGACGAGCACCGCGCCAGCGCCGTCCTGCCCCTGCTCGAGGGCAACCCGCTCGGCGCGATCTATCTGATCGGCCCCCGCCGCGCCCCGGTGGGTTACATCTGCGTCTGCTTCGGCTGGGCCATCGAAATGGGCGGCATCGACGGCTTCATCGATGAATTCTGGATCCGCCCCTCCGTCCGTGGTCGCGGCATCGGCGCCGAGGCCCTCCACAAGCTGCTGCCCGCGCTGGCCGCCGCCGGGGTCCGCTTCATGCACATGGAGGTTGACCGCGATGACGAGAAGGCCCAACGCCTCTACCGCCGCTCTGGCTTCGAACTGCGCGAGCGCTACGTACTGATGTCAAAGGACCTCAGCAAACCCCTCAAGGCATGA
- a CDS encoding protein adenylyltransferase SelO → MTLHLHLTQSYTALGPRFFHAQEAEPVAAPELLLLNEALARSLGLDPEALKSPEGLALLSGNAPPAQHSPIAQVYAGHQFGGWSPQLGDGRALLLGEVETPQGTFDIQLKGSGRTPYSRNGDGRAWLGPVLREFIVSEAMHAMGVPTTRALAAVATGERVQRERAYPGAILTRVAASHIRVGTFQYFAARNDTEALEALTAYALKRHYPEAEGPMGLLSAVVAAQAKLIADWMSLGFIHGVMNTDNMAISGQTIDYGPCAFMDGYHPQTVYSSIDRMGRYAYDQQAQIGGWNLAQLASALLPIMGGEEAIPEATERVNAFRDAYQQAYIARFGAKLGLSDPTADDLPLITDLLGIMAEEEADFTNTFRALTEGHNPLPDSLAFAAWHGRWQARTPDLQVMAQANPAIIPRNHRIEEAIQAAVAGNLAPATRLIEVLARPYDPPESSEDLRLPPEPHEVVQATFCGT, encoded by the coding sequence ATGACCCTCCACCTGCACCTGACCCAAAGCTACACCGCCCTCGGCCCCCGCTTCTTTCATGCGCAGGAGGCCGAGCCTGTCGCCGCGCCCGAGCTGCTCCTGCTGAACGAGGCGCTCGCCCGCAGCCTCGGGCTGGATCCCGAGGCGCTGAAATCCCCCGAGGGCCTCGCCCTGCTCTCCGGCAATGCGCCCCCCGCCCAGCACAGCCCCATCGCGCAGGTCTACGCCGGCCACCAGTTCGGCGGCTGGTCCCCCCAGCTCGGCGATGGCCGGGCGCTGCTTCTGGGCGAGGTCGAAACGCCCCAAGGCACTTTCGACATCCAACTCAAGGGCTCCGGCCGCACCCCATATTCGCGCAACGGCGATGGCCGGGCATGGCTCGGGCCGGTCCTGCGCGAGTTCATCGTCTCAGAGGCCATGCATGCGATGGGCGTGCCCACCACCCGCGCGCTGGCCGCCGTGGCCACCGGCGAGCGGGTGCAGCGCGAGCGCGCCTACCCCGGCGCCATCCTCACCCGCGTGGCCGCCAGCCATATCCGCGTCGGCACCTTCCAGTATTTCGCCGCCCGAAATGACACCGAGGCGTTGGAGGCGCTCACCGCCTACGCGCTCAAACGCCACTACCCCGAGGCCGAGGGCCCGATGGGCCTGCTCTCCGCCGTGGTCGCGGCGCAGGCCAAGCTCATCGCCGACTGGATGTCTCTCGGCTTCATCCACGGCGTCATGAACACCGACAACATGGCGATATCGGGCCAGACCATCGATTACGGCCCCTGCGCCTTCATGGATGGCTACCACCCGCAAACCGTCTATTCCTCGATCGACCGCATGGGCCGCTACGCCTACGACCAGCAGGCCCAGATCGGCGGCTGGAACCTCGCCCAGCTGGCCTCCGCACTCCTGCCGATCATGGGCGGCGAAGAGGCGATCCCCGAGGCCACCGAACGGGTCAACGCCTTCCGCGATGCCTACCAGCAGGCCTACATCGCCCGCTTCGGCGCCAAGCTCGGCTTGTCCGATCCCACGGCGGACGACCTGCCGCTGATCACCGACCTCCTCGGGATCATGGCCGAGGAAGAGGCCGATTTCACCAACACCTTCCGCGCCCTTACCGAGGGCCACAACCCGCTGCCCGACAGCCTCGCTTTCGCCGCATGGCATGGCCGCTGGCAGGCCCGCACGCCGGACCTTCAGGTGATGGCGCAGGCCAACCCCGCCATCATTCCCCGCAATCATCGCATCGAAGAGGCGATTCAAGCCGCCGTCGCAGGCAACCTCGCCCCCGCCACCCGTCTGATCGAAGTGCTGGCCCGGCCCTACGACCCGCCCGAAAGCAGCGAAGACCTGCGGCTGCCTCCCGAGCCGCATGAGGTCGTGCAAGCCACCTTCTGCGGCACCTGA
- a CDS encoding DMT family transporter → MGPVIGEGPMERKDRIDAFGAASLVGFSLLLGFGQVIIKVGNEGFGPVFFAGLRSVLSLAVLLLWMRARGIRLELGRGNWGPALVMGLFFTGEFVALFIALDLTTVARSALMFYTMPVWLALMAHFLLPGEKLTAIKLAGLALAFAGVALALLVGETGEGALIGDLCALAGAWCWAGLALMARATRLREMRAESQLAWQLAVSAVLLCAMAPLFGPLLRGPELIHWGVLGVQALVISGAGFLFWMWILKIYPASSVASFGFLTPVFASLLGWLMLNEALRPSVLMALVLVAAGLWLVNRPVGRVRTQ, encoded by the coding sequence TTGGGTCCGGTTATAGGCGAGGGGCCGATGGAGCGGAAAGACAGAATTGATGCCTTCGGGGCGGCCTCGCTGGTGGGGTTCTCGCTGCTCTTGGGCTTCGGGCAGGTCATCATCAAGGTGGGCAACGAGGGGTTCGGGCCGGTGTTCTTTGCCGGGCTGCGCTCGGTGTTGTCGCTTGCTGTGCTGCTGCTGTGGATGCGGGCGCGGGGGATCAGGCTGGAGCTGGGGCGCGGCAACTGGGGGCCGGCTCTGGTGATGGGGCTGTTCTTTACCGGAGAGTTCGTGGCGTTGTTCATCGCGCTCGATCTCACCACCGTCGCCCGCTCGGCGCTGATGTTCTACACCATGCCGGTCTGGCTGGCGCTGATGGCGCATTTTCTGCTGCCGGGTGAAAAGCTGACCGCGATCAAGCTGGCCGGGCTGGCGCTGGCCTTTGCCGGGGTGGCGCTGGCGCTGCTTGTGGGGGAGACGGGGGAGGGCGCGTTGATCGGCGATCTATGCGCGCTGGCCGGCGCGTGGTGCTGGGCCGGGCTGGCGCTAATGGCGCGGGCGACGCGGCTGCGGGAGATGCGGGCCGAGAGCCAGCTGGCGTGGCAGCTGGCGGTGAGTGCGGTGCTGCTCTGCGCAATGGCGCCGCTCTTCGGGCCGCTGCTGCGGGGGCCGGAGCTTATTCACTGGGGCGTTCTGGGGGTGCAGGCGCTGGTGATTTCGGGCGCGGGATTTCTGTTCTGGATGTGGATCCTGAAGATCTACCCGGCGAGCTCGGTGGCGAGCTTCGGGTTTTTGACACCGGTCTTCGCCAGCCTGCTTGGCTGGCTGATGCTGAACGAGGCGCTGCGGCCCTCGGTGCTGATGGCGCTGGTGCTGGTGGCGGCAGGATTGTGGCTGGTGAACCGGCCCGTGGGGCGTGTGCGCACGCAGTGA
- a CDS encoding cation:proton antiporter, which translates to MTLLQIASLLIVLAAAFGTINYFFLRLPSAIGILIVALLASLGVLAFDAVFPASNVEESITAVVKGIEFSDALLEGMLGLLLFAGALHVKIADLRAEWPAVLLMATIGVGLSTAIAGVGFSWITGMPLLIALVFGALISPTDPVAVLGVLREAKLDKRLETKIAGESLFNDGVGYVVYLVLVGLAFPGAGGHGEAAAHGAEHAEETSTALTNAAILFAQEALGGAALGMILGWITWRVMRRINDYSLEVLITLALAFGGYELAIWLHVSAPIMAVCAGLLIGEVSYRDAMSEETREYVDAFWKLIDEILNAVLFLLIGVEIFAVSFDASFLTSAAAAIGLAMLARLAAVAVPVLILKPFRTMPENVIPVMTWGGLKGGISVALALSLPDSEWKPLILTTTYVIVLFSIIVQGLTVAPFASKLDKNRA; encoded by the coding sequence ATGACCCTCCTGCAAATCGCCTCGCTCCTCATCGTCCTCGCCGCCGCCTTCGGCACCATCAACTACTTCTTCCTCCGGCTCCCCTCCGCCATCGGCATCCTCATCGTGGCCCTGCTCGCCTCGCTCGGCGTGCTGGCCTTCGATGCGGTCTTCCCCGCCTCCAATGTCGAAGAGAGCATCACCGCCGTGGTGAAGGGCATCGAGTTCTCCGATGCGCTGCTGGAGGGCATGCTCGGCCTCCTGCTCTTTGCAGGCGCTCTGCACGTCAAAATCGCCGATCTGCGCGCCGAGTGGCCCGCCGTCCTGCTCATGGCCACTATCGGCGTCGGCCTCTCCACCGCCATCGCGGGCGTGGGCTTTTCGTGGATCACCGGCATGCCCCTGCTCATCGCGCTGGTCTTCGGCGCGCTGATCTCCCCCACCGATCCCGTGGCGGTGCTGGGCGTGCTGCGCGAGGCCAAGCTCGACAAGCGGCTCGAGACCAAGATCGCCGGTGAGAGCCTCTTCAACGATGGCGTGGGCTACGTCGTCTACCTCGTGCTCGTCGGCCTCGCCTTCCCCGGCGCAGGCGGTCACGGCGAGGCGGCGGCCCACGGCGCCGAACACGCCGAAGAGACCTCAACCGCCCTGACCAACGCTGCCATCCTCTTCGCCCAGGAGGCGCTCGGCGGCGCGGCGCTCGGCATGATCCTCGGCTGGATCACATGGCGCGTCATGCGCCGGATCAACGACTATTCGCTGGAGGTGCTCATTACCCTCGCCCTCGCGTTCGGCGGCTACGAGCTGGCCATCTGGCTCCACGTCTCCGCCCCCATTATGGCGGTCTGCGCCGGCCTGCTGATCGGCGAGGTCAGCTACCGTGACGCCATGTCCGAGGAGACCCGCGAATACGTCGATGCCTTCTGGAAACTGATCGACGAAATCCTCAACGCCGTGCTCTTCCTGCTGATCGGGGTCGAAATCTTCGCAGTCAGCTTCGACGCCAGCTTCCTCACCTCCGCCGCCGCCGCCATCGGCCTTGCCATGCTGGCCCGCCTCGCCGCCGTGGCGGTGCCGGTGCTGATCCTCAAACCCTTCCGCACCATGCCCGAAAACGTCATCCCGGTGATGACCTGGGGCGGCCTCAAGGGCGGCATTTCCGTCGCCCTCGCGCTCAGCCTGCCCGATTCGGAGTGGAAGCCCCTGATTCTGACCACAACCTACGTGATCGTGCTGTTCTCGATCATCGTTCAGGGCCTCACAGTGGCGCCTTTTGCCTCGAAACTGGATAAAAACCGCGCCTGA
- a CDS encoding GNAT family N-acetyltransferase, translating into MPSTASIRALAPGDEVAWRRLWTDYLTFYKATRPEEVYATTFARLVDPSDTGTFGFIAEVEGQPVGLVNCVIHRHLWRVEDVCYLGDLYVDPTLRGTGAGRALIEAVYSHAEALGAPYVYWMTQDFNIEARKLYDRIGELTPFIKYQRRAA; encoded by the coding sequence ATGCCCTCTACTGCCTCCATCCGAGCCCTCGCGCCCGGCGACGAAGTCGCTTGGCGCAGGCTCTGGACCGACTATCTGACGTTCTACAAGGCCACCCGGCCCGAGGAGGTGTATGCCACCACCTTCGCCCGGCTTGTCGATCCGTCCGATACCGGCACCTTCGGCTTCATCGCCGAGGTCGAGGGGCAGCCCGTGGGGCTGGTGAACTGCGTGATCCACCGCCACCTCTGGAGGGTCGAGGATGTCTGCTACCTCGGCGATCTCTACGTGGACCCGACCCTGCGCGGCACCGGCGCCGGGCGGGCTCTGATCGAGGCTGTCTACAGCCACGCCGAGGCGCTGGGGGCGCCTTACGTCTACTGGATGACGCAGGACTTCAATATCGAAGCGCGCAAGCTCTACGACCGGATCGGTGAGCTGACGCCCTTCATCAAATACCAACGGAGAGCTGCCTGA
- a CDS encoding DUF2927 domain-containing protein, translating into MLNRLLPAGLALVLAACSTSSIPDVDVPQRRASYTGDLPAMRTFSTPRAVPTYRSNAQLAADFLELSFQMESGRKLPQFSRFEGPVTIAVKGAAPASLTGDLSRLVARLRSEARIDVHLSRGGEAKPSITVQIVPKRELQRLVPQAACFVVPRVSSWSEFRKARRSRTVDWASLGERQQIAVFLPGDVSPQEVRDCLHEEIAQALGPLNDLYRLPDSVFNDDNFHTVLTGFDMLMLRAYYDPSLHSGMSREQVAARLPAIFGRINPGGNRGGGGHASYTPRAWIDSIEAALGPRARPSARLDAAKRAVNISKAQGWRDNRAAFSLYALGRLALSAEPELALASFIEASRLYRNNPETQIQAAHVAMQLAAFSLSSGQADGTIGLIDEVLPAVRRAENAALLSTLLLLKAEAYELMGRTGPAAAVRTEALGWARYGFGADSVVRARAGEISALTPSRRPRFN; encoded by the coding sequence ATGCTGAACCGCTTGCTGCCTGCGGGTCTTGCCCTTGTCCTCGCTGCCTGTTCGACCTCGTCCATTCCAGATGTCGATGTGCCCCAGCGGCGCGCCAGCTACACCGGTGACCTGCCGGCCATGCGCACCTTCTCCACGCCCCGCGCGGTGCCCACCTACCGCTCCAACGCCCAGCTCGCTGCCGATTTTCTCGAGTTGAGCTTCCAGATGGAAAGCGGCCGCAAGCTGCCCCAGTTCTCCCGCTTCGAGGGGCCGGTCACCATCGCCGTCAAGGGCGCGGCCCCCGCCTCGCTCACCGGCGACCTCTCCCGCCTCGTGGCCCGGCTCCGCTCCGAGGCCCGGATCGACGTGCACCTGTCCCGCGGCGGCGAGGCCAAGCCCTCCATCACCGTACAGATCGTGCCCAAGCGCGAGCTGCAGCGTCTGGTCCCGCAGGCCGCCTGCTTCGTGGTGCCGCGCGTCTCCAGCTGGTCCGAGTTCCGCAAGGCCCGCCGCAGCCGCACGGTCGATTGGGCCTCGCTCGGCGAGCGCCAGCAGATCGCCGTCTTCCTGCCCGGCGACGTGAGCCCGCAAGAGGTGCGCGACTGCCTGCATGAAGAAATCGCCCAGGCTCTCGGCCCGCTGAACGACCTCTACCGCCTGCCGGATTCGGTCTTCAACGACGACAACTTCCACACCGTGCTCACCGGCTTCGACATGCTGATGCTGCGCGCCTATTACGACCCCTCGCTGCACTCCGGCATGAGCCGTGAACAGGTCGCTGCCCGCCTGCCCGCCATCTTCGGGCGCATCAATCCGGGCGGCAATCGCGGCGGCGGCGGCCACGCCTCCTACACCCCCCGCGCCTGGATCGACTCGATCGAAGCCGCGCTCGGCCCGCGCGCCCGGCCTTCGGCCCGGCTCGACGCCGCCAAGCGCGCCGTGAACATCTCCAAGGCGCAGGGCTGGCGTGACAACCGCGCCGCCTTCTCGCTCTACGCGCTCGGACGCCTCGCGCTTTCCGCTGAACCGGAGCTGGCGCTGGCCAGCTTCATCGAAGCCTCGCGCCTCTACCGCAACAACCCCGAAACCCAGATCCAGGCCGCGCATGTGGCAATGCAGCTCGCCGCCTTCTCGCTCAGCTCGGGCCAGGCCGATGGCACCATCGGGCTGATCGACGAGGTGCTGCCCGCCGTGCGCCGCGCCGAGAACGCCGCGCTGCTCTCCACCCTGCTGCTGCTGAAGGCCGAGGCCTACGAGCTGATGGGCCGCACCGGCCCGGCTGCCGCCGTGCGCACCGAGGCATTGGGCTGGGCACGCTACGGCTTTGGCGCCGATTCCGTGGTGCGCGCCCGCGCGGGTGAAATCTCCGCCCTCACCCCGTCCCGCCGCCCGCGCTTCAACTAA
- a CDS encoding apolipoprotein acyltransferase has translation MIVLLAIILGALAGLLHASRRKGNRLDKLQYMAVYALIFAIVALFVTIALEKML, from the coding sequence ATGATCGTTCTTCTCGCCATCATCCTCGGCGCCCTCGCGGGCCTCCTCCACGCCAGCCGCCGCAAGGGCAACCGGCTCGACAAGCTGCAATACATGGCCGTCTACGCCCTCATCTTCGCCATCGTCGCCCTCTTCGTGACCATCGCTCTCGAGAAGATGCTCTAA